CGAGATGTAATTCTATCCGAATCGGTTGCCTCTGCTTTGGTGCCTTCCTCTGTGGAACTGCTAGGAGAAACTCATGTGAAAGGTAAAGAAAAACCAGTAAGAGTTTATGCTTTATTATAACAGGAATTAAAAGTATGATCGATGAATTTAGAATTCATTTTTTTTAGATTCGAATCCGAGTGTTATTGATGACTCAGAGTATGGACGATGCGAAGAGTAGTAAAAATGTAATTTTCCATCAATTTGATCGGTAGCTGGATGAATGATTTCCCCCAATTGAATTTGAATTGTATAAAAGTATTATTGAAAATTTAAGTTCAGGTGTTAGGACAACCTTTTGGTTCGTTAGTTTCGATCGGAAACACTCTATTTCAATGTCAGTCCGTTAAATCCACTTCTTCGAATGCCTCTGTTTGGTGGCGAAACATCCAAAGTTTATCACCTGAATAAAAATTGATAAACCCATCTCTCATTTCAAATTGTGAAATGCCTCGGAGTAATAAATTTTGTTCGAATTGCATCTCGGTTGGTAAATCCATCACGAGGATTCGGCGTGTGGTGATAATGGCCACTTTGTCATGGAGATTGGCAAAAGCACGAAGGCTTTCTTGTTCAAGGCTAATGGTATCCCAATGGTTCGTATAACTGTTGTATACGTAAAGTTTCCGTTCGCTGGCTACAAGGGCCGCTTTATGACCCATGGCTACTTGGTATCGTTCTTCGCCAAAGATATGGCCCTTTTCCCATTCCGTACTTGAATTACTCACACCTAACAAATTTTTTTGAGATACAATGATACAAAGGTCACCGTAACATTTGGAGTAACGGACATGTTCCCCTCTTGTCGAATATGAAACTTCTGTCCCATCAGATAAGAATGCTTTGAATGATAAATGGCCTTCCACAAAGTTTATGGTTGTTTGTATATAAGGATATGCTGTTTTATCGGTAGACCAATTGGTAAATGCGGTGACATCTTGTTTGACGGGAACCGAAGGAACATGTAGGTCTGGGTGTGGTCTTTGTTGTGGCCTTGGACGATTTTGGCCCACTGTGTCGATGTAGTATATGTCTCCGTCTGAAGGGTCGGGATTGGCAAAAAGGGAAGGGATGAGTCCGATCGTAACAGAAATCCCGATCAGGACAAAAAGCAATTTTCGAGTTTGTTTTGAATGCGACCAAAAGAACATAAACTAAGGTTTCCTTCCCGATGAATCTTCATTAAATGGTATCTTCCGACAACCATTTCTCTGTTTTAGACGGAGAATAGTTTTGTAATTGAGTGAGTAAGTCCTTGGTTTCCCTTAGGACAATCACGAGATCCATATTTTCCTTTTTTAAAAAGCCAGAGACAACCATCGTATGGAACATTTGGACGAGTGAGTCATAAAAACCATTCCAATTCAATAATACAATGGGTTTGTTGTGAAGTCCCAGTTGGGACCAAGTGACGACTTCAAAAAACTCTTCCATGGTTCCAAAACCACCGGGTAACACAAGAAAGGCATCCGAACGTTCAAACATGATTCGTTTCCTTTCGTGCATCGATTCCACTTGGATGAGTTCTGATAAACCCATATGTTCGATTTCCTTTTGTTTCAGAAACGTTGGGATCACACCAATGACTTTACCATGGTTCTCCAAACAACCGTTTGCCACAGCTCCCATAAGTCCCACACTCGCACCACCATACACAATTCCCATTTTATGTTGTGCAAGAATTTCACCTAAATGAAAAGCTTCCTTGTGATAGGAAGGGTCAAGTCCAGAAGAGGATCCACAGTAAATTGCGATGTTTTGTAAGAGAGCCATCTGAAAGACAATATGATAATTCCATAGGAATTGCAAAGTGAAAACTGAAATCTAAAACTGGAAATGGATTCAGATTATTTACGAAAACCGTAAAAAGCGTTCGTCATAAACTCCCATTCAGGTGTTGGAAAAAATTCTCCTTGTGGTAAGGTAAACCAAGGAGAGTAGGTTGTATCATTTTTCAAGATATGCATTTCTTGGGAAGGCATATAACTTTGTGCTAACAGAAATAAGGTGTTACCATCCTTTGATTGGGCTTTGTCTACAACCATCACAACATGCCCGGGGGAACCTGCTTGGATCCATACATCCCCTGGTTCCAAATCTTGTAGTTGTTTTTTCTTAAGTTCTGATTTGAGTGAGATGGTTCCCGCATAACTATAAATAAATTGTAAATAAGTTTCGAATACTTCGCGGTTTGTTCCTTTTTTTGCGATCCCTTCTTTCCAAGTTGTTTTATTTCCCTTCACAACCACTCTATCCCCTTTCGCAAATCGAGAAAAGGGAACTAACATTCCATTGCTGATGGAAAATGTGATTTTTCCCCATTCCTTTCGCGAATATAGATACTCTGCACGAAGTTTCATGACCGCATCTGCACATTGGATGAGGTCTGATTTCAGTAATGGAAAATCTAACACAGCTTCATGGACTTGGTTTTGTTTTTTACTTCCATTGTACAAAAGCACGGGGCTTCCTTTTGGTTTTAAAGGAAAGTTTTGTAAGTAAGTAGAAAAACTTTCTTTAGGGTAAGTAAGTCGACTGTATCCGTTAGGTGGTGTGAATCGTTCTTGTATGGATTCGGAAAAAATTGGTGAAACTAAAAGAAAAGGGATAAGGAAACAAATTCCGCATCGCAAATCTAAATTGAATTTTAGTCCAAATTCCAATTTCAACGAGTTACCACCAGCTTGATAGATTCTTCTAACCATGCTTCTTTCGCTTCTGCAAAGGAAACAGTTTTTGTGACAATTTTTTCAGGTGTAAACATTCCATTTTGGATTTCGGGGTAAAGTGCTTTCATGGAATCGAGTGATTCCACTCTTCCGATATGGATTTCCGCACCTTGGTTGTACATCTCCAAATAGGGAATTTCAAATCGATTGGTCCAAAAAATTGATGCCGAACTGAGGATGGCATTTTTTCCCATGGAACGAGTGGCAAATTCCCAACCTTCTTTTGTGGCAGAAGCATCACAAACCAAATCATACTTCTCACTTGGTTTTGGGAATGTTGTTACATGGGTCACTGGGATTCCAAGTGATGTAGCAAGTTCGATTCTACTGCGGTCAGTGTCCACATAGAGCACTTCCGCTTTTTTTGTTTGGTGGAGGTAAAGAGCTGTGTAAAGTCCAATACTACCTGCGTTTCCACCCACGACGAGTGTTTTAGGATCTTTTTTTCGTTCTAAAAATCGACCTGCCAACTTCCAAACTTCGGCAATATTATCACTGAGACTCGCAATGCCAACCGGATTAATTTTAGGATCCATAGGAAGTAACATTTGTTTTGCGTAAGGAACCTTGATGAGTTCTGATATTGCACCACCTACATTGTGAGCACCAGGTGGCATTCCATAAGCTGAAGTATAAGGCACTGATTCACAAGAATTCGTATGAATTGATAAACACGATGGACATGTCCCACAAGAGATTTGAAAAGGAATCGCAACCACTGATCCAATTTGGAACTGTCCATAAAGTTCGTCCGATAAAGATTTGATACGTCCAACAAACTCGTGTCCTACGGGGAATGGTGCGCGGAATAATGTTTCTCCTCGTACGATGGGTAAATCCAAATCACAACGAGCAATTGCGATGGGTTCCACAAGTGCTTGGTTTTCACCGTTAATGGTAGGAGTTTCTACTTCTTCCCATTCAAGGATCCCTTTTTTCCGAAAGACGAGTCGTAACATATGACACTCCGTATACCGAACGGTCTACCATTCCCCTTTGATCAAAATTTGGCAACTAAAATTGTTGGAACCAACTTGGCAATTTTGGCATCTCTGTTTCTTCCCAGGTCCAATCACCAAGGACGGTGACAATCGGTGATTTGGTTTCTAGTGCTTTTTTGAGACCACGTGTGAGGTCTTCTCTTACAGTTGGTCTGTAGGGTGTGCCAAATTGCTTTTGAAAAGATTCTTTTTCGTGTTCCCAAGCATACGATAGGAAAAAGTCCATAAACTTCTCGTTAGATGATTCAAATTTGTTTTTAAGTTGTAAAAGGTCAGGGTGGTTTGTTTTTTTCATCGTCCTTTGTAATACGATCGAAATTCCTCTTACACTTTTCGAAAAAAATGTCCCTGCTCGCACGATACGTCGTTTTGTTGGATTCTCAAATGCCCAAAGATCAGCCTTGTACTTTGCAATTCCCATGGATCCATAAAATGCCAACGTATGGCTTAGCCAATAAAACGCTGAATAGGCGACTGTTAGTTCCGGTTCAAACTCCTTTTCCAAACTCACCATTGGATCCAAACAAATTCCCAAGGTATTGTTGATTTGTTCGTTTGTACTTTCTTCAATGGGAAAACCAACCTCACCGAGTGCCGGCGTGTAAATGAGAGCCTTAATTTGTTTGGACCTACCATGTTTTTCGAAATCATCTAAGATGGAATTTGTAAGCCCAGGTTCTGCTCGTTTTCCAAATAAGGTCAGATTTGCATTCGACACAGGTTCATTTGTTGTTGTGGATGTAATGATAAAGGCATTCGGATCTGAGGAACGGATGGCTTGGATGGCACTTTGTCCAGCTTCCCCCGAACCACCTATGATTAAATATTGATTTTGTCCCATGAATCCCTACCTGAATGTTTTAAAGGTTCTAATTTTCGATTGATCATGGTAAAGTCTCTTAGATTCTTTATCGGAACAAGCGAAATATGAAAACGATTTTATCCTGCTCCAATTGTCTCAGTGGTCATTCCATTTCCTCATCCAAACTGGAAGGCAAAAAAGGAAAATACCGATGTAAAAAATGTTCCATTTGGAACCATTTTGATTTCCGAAAGAACCTCACGGGAGAAAGATCCGACTCACTCGTGTTATTTGATCTCAATTTTATAGGTCAAATTCCCAACCATACTCTTCAAGGACAAATTTTTGGAAGGTATACGACAAACTTTGTCTCGGAATGGTCAAATGAAGAATTAGTTTTTTTGAAAGACGAAGAGGGGAATGATGATGATGTTCGGATTTCTATTTCTGGACTTCCCGAAATTGTTCGATTAAAAAATTTTGATTATGACATCACAACAACAACTCCTTCCAAAACTCTCAGTATCATCATCAATCATAATGTAAACACTTCTCCCGTTAGACTTTCCTTAACTGTAGAAGATTATGATCATGCACTTGTGAATGGAAAATTGTATTTAGCAATTTCTGATGAGTGGAATACGTTTTTACACGGTAGTTTTACAGCTACCCATATTTATAAAATAGAGTTTGATGAATATGGTGTCGCAAATAAAGAACTTCCAGATTTTATCACAAGTTATTTATCATCAAAAATTTACGCATTGTCTGGTAATATTTTATTATTACAAAAACATTACCCATCATTAACAGAGAATGAAAAAAATGAATTATTTACACTTGTGATGTATCATTGGCCCGAAAACCAAACAACAGTTTCAGAAGTGCATTTCAAAGAAGCAAACATCCAAGCAAAATTCCAACTCACTCAGAGAAAACTGAATGAAACATTTATCTTTTTAATCTCCAATCAATTAAAACCAAATGCAAACCATTGGCACATCATTCATGATGTTGTTTGCCATTCAGAATCAGAACCAATCTTCATCCCGATTCTCAAATCAAAATTTCCCGAGGAATACCACCAAAACTTAGGAAATCAGTTAGAAACTAAAAATGAAGACAAAACCTTGGATTGGTTAGATGAAGATGATGTTTATTTATTAGATTCTTTTGTAAGAACTGTCGGATCCTTAGATTACATCATCAAAGATTCCATTCGTAATCCTCTCGGTTTTACTTTATTACAAGAAGCATTTGTACGCTCTAAATTCAAGTCTTGTATGCGTTTATTGGAAAGAGGTGCAAACCCCAATATTTTAGATGCTAACGGAGAATCTGCTATCTTCAAATTATGCCAAGACAACAAACTTCGTTTGCAAGAAAAAACTGCTTTAATGGATGAACTCATCAAACGTGGTGCGCAGGTAAACTTACAATCGGTAAATGGTATGTCACCTCTCCATTGGTGTTCTGTGTTTGGAGAACCTAGCTTGGCAAAACGACTCATCCAAGCAGGTGTTGACATTCATATTACAGATCAAATTGGAAGTACGGCACTACACGAAGCATGTAAATTTGGTAATTCTTCTGTCCTTGCTTTATTACTCGAATCGGGAGCGAAGGCAAACGGGAAAACCTTAGAGGAAAAAACGGGACGTGATTTAGCTTTTGAAAATTTAGAAATTGCAGAGTTGGAATCAGACGAAGAGAAAAAGAGCCGATACCAAAGGGTTCTTTCTCTCCTTGATGTGTATGGTGGTTAAAAACTAAGACGTTTTGTTTTAATCACCTTTACTAGTAAATACAATACAAACCCCACTGGACCAAAATAGAATGTAAGGAAATGGATGGGAACTAGGTACAATCGATGGATACCAATGGATTTTCCATCTTCTGCTTCCCAGGTTCCCATAAATAAATCAAACGACAAATAATGCACCCATCCAGCTAACAGAAATTCATCGTTTGCAAATAAAGAACGCACTGATTCCAAACTTGAAAAATTCCCTTCTGTTTTTCCAAAACCAAATGACAGGGCAAAAATGTAAAGCCCTCCCAGAAATAACCCAGAAATCAGAAAACGCAGAGAGGGGATCACCTTACTTTGATTTGGAGTTAGTATTAACACAATCCACGATAGAAGTGCAATGGAATTGGCAATCGTAAAGATTAGAGATGGGTTCATGTGGTTACCTTTGTGATAGAAAATTTTGGAGAGGAAAATAGTCGGATGAAGAGTGTAGTCAAAACCAAAACAATCAGTCCATAACTACCTGTAAAAAAACGATGGAAACTAAAAATTGAATATCCCATGAGAGTTTGTACAACCATAAGTCCATTCATCAAAAGTAAAAATACTCCAATCAAGCGAATGATCATCCCATGTTCTTTTTTTTCTGCAAGTGGCAAAAGATAGGCGGCCAATACAAAGAATACCTGCATCACATGCATTCCAAAAAAATGAGGTACTCGCATGTCACCAATTACCGTACTCCATCCAAAAAAATAGAGGCCTTGTCCTACTTCCCCCTTCCCAAAGTTATGTGATCCACTGGTTTGGAAAATACCCTGTTTCATCAGTTCCAATTGTTCGGGGCGTGGAGTTGTCATAAAAAATCCAATGATCATTCCAAAACCAGCAATGAAAAGCCCCCAAAGTAGACTTTCTTTCACAGCTTTTGGAATCTGTTTTTGTTTGAAGATGGGTAGGATCATTCCTAAGTGGAATAGCCAAAATATGGAAATACTGGTTCCCATAACAGAAAACACAATTTGGTTCCAAGGATTGGAAACATTAAAATGACTACTTTCTCCTCTGGCTGCTTGGGCTGTGATAAGGATAATTTCAATGGCAGAGGTGATGGTGAGTGCGATTTGAGTGATTCGATTGTACTTCCAGTCTGCCAAAAATCGTTCCAAAATCCAAAGGGTTGAAAACGAATAAATCCCAAGGGATAATGTGAACTTGATTGGTTTGATCCAAAGATTCACCCCCAAAAGGGTTCTTGTATCTAATAAAAGCAGGGGAATCATGGTTATCGTGAGCACTACCATTGAGATTCCATTCCAAAAAAGTGGTTGTCTTTTGATGTTGGTGTATTCCATAATGTAGACAGTGTAAACCAAGATGTAGGCTCTGTCAACATAAAAAGTATACATTGTAAACATTTTATGAAACCATTGAAAAAACAAACAACACCCAAAAAAACGAAAACTACCACACCAAAACCATCTGGTAATCAATCAGCAGGGTACCACCACGGGAATTTACGAGAAGAAGTATTGGAACACTCACGTAAGGTATTGGAAAAAACAGGTGTTTCGTCCCTGAGTCTTCGGGACATCGCTTCCGACTTAGGCGTGAGTCATACGGCCCCCTACAGGCATTTTCCCAAAAAAATGGACCTACTCCAAGCATTAGTTGCTGAAGGATTTCGGGAACTGGCAGATGCGATGAAACGCGCTTGGGACAGTTCGGAAGATCCATTAATGAAAGTCCGTAAAGCCGGAGAAGAATACATTTACTTATTACTCAATAATCCACGTAGAACAGAACTTATGTTTGGTGGTGAAATTTATGTTTCTGGTGATCCATTGTCCAATGATTTAAGAGAATGTGGAGATGAAGCATACATGGGTATGTTTCGGATTGTTGAATATGGACAAAACCAATTGGTCTTAAAAAAATCAGTACCAACTGCAACACTCATGATGAGTTTTTGGAGTGGTGTCCATGGATTTGCCGTACTCAATGAACGAAAATGGAAATCGATCCAATCTTCTCTGGAAGAAAAAAAATCCTTTCAAAAGGAAGTTTTACAGATTTTGGAAATTATGATTGAAGGGACACGTCTGTAAAGTAAACAATTCTGCTTGTGATGATAGTGAAATTACCTTCTGTTTCCAAAGTCACTTCCATTTCCACTGGATAATCTTTTAATACCATAATGAGACCAATTCCCGAACGACTGGAATCAGGGTCATTGGATTCTATCTTTTGGAAGTACAATTTTTCTAAGTCTTTTGCAGAGAAAATTTCTTTTAAACTTGATTCATATGCAGACACATTTGATTCATTTGTTTTGTTTCGGACTAACATCTCAAAAGATTTTCCCCGATGGATTAGAGAAATTTCAATATCTGCTTTTTTATCATACGAATACTTAGCTGCGTTTTCCAAAAGTTCGTTAAACACAGTGGAGATCGAATTGACAATCTCCGAATTTTTCATGTCCATCGAATCAGTTGGTACATTGGGTAAAAACGAAAACCCATAGAAATAACCGATAAAATCGGAGAGAATTCCAATACGTCGCCAGTAACGCATCAAATCCAAAGGTTTTAAATGGATTTCAATGATGGACTCTGGTTCTTTTTCCGAAAAAGCAGTGTGAGTTAGATTGCCATATTTTCGCATATTCGTAGTTCAACTAAGGAATGTAGCGGAATTACTTTAATGCCGCAAGCGCTTTTTCTAATGCATTTTGCATTAATCGGCGTTCTTCGGGGTTTGTGCTGAGTTTGTCAAAGTGTAAAGGTTTGAGAAGAAAACCTTTCCCATCAAATTTTAAGAATGGATTGTCTTTTTTATCTTTTTCATCTTTGAGTCCAATCACCTGAAACGTTTCAATGGGAGTGTGTACACCCTTTACAACAATTTCTCCCTTGGGAATGGTATCAATGTATTCGTCTATCAAGGATTTGGTTGCATTTGAAATCAAAATTTCTCCTGCATCGGAAGCATGTTCCAAACGAGAGGCAACATTCACTGGACCACCAATGATGGTGTAATCCATTCGTTCGTTGGTTCCAAAATTACCAACCGTCACATAACCTGTATTGATTCCGATTCTACAAGTTAGGTTGTGGTTGATACCTGATTTTCTCCAATACTCGTCTAACGCAGGCAAACTATCACGCATTTCAATTGCCATTTTGACACAGTTTAATGCATGTGCTTTGTCGTTTTCGAATGTTGGCGCCCCGAAAAAAATCATAATGGCATCACCAATGAATTTGTCGATGGTCCCACCATATTTAATGGCGATGCTTGACATTACATCTAAGTATTGGTTGAGGCAATCGGATAGGATTTCTGGTTCAATTGAATCTGTGATCGTAGTAAAACCAACAATGTCAGAGAAGAAGATGGTGAGTTTTCGCCTTTGGTGGGAAATCGATGTTTCCACTTCTGCCCCTGTGATCATCTCATACAATTGAGGGGAGAGGTAACGTCGCATACGATCCAAATACATTTGGATCTTTTTGTTATTTTCTAAGAGTTCGTTTTCGATTTCTGTAGAATGATCAATGATGTTTTGGTAGAGAACTTCCAACTCTGCATATTTGGCTCGTTCCTCTTCCAAAACTTTTTCATTGTCCATAATGTCCTAGCCTCGTTTCCTCATGATCATGATAGTGATGTCATCGTACACATCCATTCCATCAATGAATACATAGATGTCTTGGAAGATCGCTGCTAAAATTTCATCAGTTGATGGAAGGTCCGCATGTTTTTCCAAGGATTCAATCAATCGATGGGATCCGAACTGCTCCCGTTTTGGATTTTCTGCCTCTGTTGCTCCATCTGTGTAAAGTAAGATGATATCCTTTGGTTGTAAAGGAATGGGCTTTTCATGAATGAATTCATCAATGGATTCTGTGAGACCAACTAACATTCCATTATCGACTGTATCGATGATTTCTGTTTTTTTCGTAGCATGGCGGTAAACCATAATGGTTTCGTGTTGTCCAGCTGTTGTAAACACTCCATTTTTGTAGGAAAACAGGGAGAGTGTTAGGTTTCGGATGTCATTCATCCTCATGTGGATGTTCGAAAACAAAATGGAGTTGATGGAACGGAGTGATTCCCGTAAGGAAATGACTTTGGATCGTAATGTTGTGATAAATGCTGACTGTGTCATGAGCATCACAACACCAGAAGCAAGACCGTGGTCTGTTACGTCTCCGATACCAATGTAAACTGTTCCGTCTTCATGGTGGACCACATCATAATAGTCTCCCCCCACTTCGTTTGCAGAGTCCATCCGAGCTGAAATTTCTAACTCACCAATTTGTTTTAATTCCTCATTGCGGGGAAGTACCATGGCTTGGATTTGCCTTGCTACGTCTAATTCCATACCGAGGCGCATGTTCTCTTCGAGGATGGCTTGTTTTTCTGTATTAAAAATTAAGTCAGCTTGTTCTTGAGTGGTGCGTGAGGTATTGAGGATGGCATATAAAATCAAACCACCTGTTACGATCATATAAAGTAAGATGAGAAAAATTCCCATCGGCACAGCACTGACAAGAAAGAAGGAACTATTTTCTTCTAAGAAGTTTGGTTTGAGATACTGTGACAACTCAATGAGTTTTGCATTGAGGTCTGTCATCTCAGGATAAAAATAAATGGTGAGTGATGCATACTCAACGATGAGTACAACCACTGCAAAAATGATAGTCTTAGTATTATTACGTATGGATGCAAGAGCGATGAGGATGAAGAAGACATAAATCATCGGTGCTGCATACACAAGACTTGGGTTTTTTTGGGAGTAAGCCGTATACCCTGTAACAAATGTAAGGAGGGTGATCTCTAAAAAAGAAGAAGAGAATTTAAATATATTGAGATATTTACCCGACTTCTTTAATGAATATAAAACTACGAAGTTGTAACAGAGTAAAACTAAGATGGCAGAGATTTGGTAATAAAACTCTACAGGAGGACGACCCGATAGGAGTCCGAGAGTGGCAAAGATAACCAAAAACCCCAGGAAAAAAAATCGGAATTTTGTGGCGAAGGTTTCGGCCCTAAATTCCCCCTGGAAGGCAATCTCTTTAAGTTGTTTCTTGTAGTAGTCCGAGAGGACGAAGCGATTTTCGTTGGAAGAGGATTGCGGCATAGAGTAAAGGTTTCTTTCTTTATATTTCGTTCTAGAGAATGCGGAAAATTAACTGATAACGTCATACATTTTGCATAAATTGCAAATGATTTTTCAAATTTTTAAGGAGGACGGCGCGTATGAGTCATATCAAAGTCCATTTGGCAACAACGGAAGAAGATCGTAATAAAATTTACCACCTCCGCTACGATATATATGTTCAAGAAATGAACAGGGTCCAGGAATACGCCGACCATACCACGAAAATGATCAAAGAACCGTTTGATGAAACGGGCCACCTTTTCCTCGCAGAAACGGAAGAGGGAGAGATCATTGGAACCGTTCGTATCAACTTCCGCAGGGATGGAAGTTTGGAATGTGAAGACTTATACGAAATGGATCTTTTCCGCCCCTTTTACCCAGACCAAGTTTCTATGTCGACCAAACTCATGGTGAAACGCGAATATCGTCACACGGCAGCCGCGAGTATGTTATGTATGAAGATTTATGAACATGCTAGGGAAAATGGGATTGTCATCGATTTTATAGATACCAATCCACATTTGGTGCGATTGTACAACCAAGTTGGATATAGGATGTACAAAAAAAACATCCACCACCCTGAATATGGAATTGTGATTCCCATGGTATTCTTGTTAGACGACAATGAATATCTAAAACAAATCCATTCACCTTTTCTCCGTTTGGCGAAGAGATTTCCTGCTGGAACAGAACTTGCTCATTTGTTTGAGACTAAGTTCCCCGAATACAAAGACATTCGACCTCTCTTTTCTATGGAAGGAGATGAGGTTTGGCAAAATATCGTACATGATATGATGCTTCCACCGAGCCAGTTTCTTTCGTTTTTACGAGGGTTTACGGAGGAAGAATCGAAAAAACTACTCTCTATGCTCGATCTCATAGACTATGAAGATGGTGATGTTGTGTTCCACCAAAACCAAGAAAGCCAAGGTTTGTTTTGTGTATTGGATGGAAGTGTAGAAGTTGTGGTAAACCGAGAAGATGGAGTCAGGTCAACTATCTCGATCTTAAACCAAGGAGAGATCTTTGGGGAACTTGGTTTTGTCGCGAAGTCCAATCGGAATGCTGATATCATCGTCAGAGATCATGCAAAATTACTCATCCTCACTCCCAATGAATTTCAGAAATTGGAAATCCAAAGTCCTACGTTAGCAGTAAAATTACTCACGAATCTGTTTGTGATCTTAGCGCAGAGGTTCAATGAAATGTCCCGCCGCATGCTCGAATTTAGAAGGTTGTACGAGATGGGCGGAAGTTCGAGGTAAAAGGTGAAACGTTTGTGGTTTAGGAAATTTCCAAAACCACTTGGTCCCAAAGTTTTTTGAAGTTAGAAAGAGATTTTGACTGCCAAGAAACGTTGAGTGATCCTTGGATTTTGATTTGGTAAGTAGCACTTTTTCTAGAATCAATAATGAACATGGAAAGGGTTGTGATCCCCGAACTGTTCACAAATTGGAGTTCACGAAAGTCCATCGTGAGTAGTGCCCCTTGGCATTGTTTGGCAACATCTCTTAAAAATAATTTGATTGGTTCATAAGCGGGTAAGTTCTGCAAGCGGATGGATCCAGTGAATTTGACAGTCTTAGTGGCTTCGTCGTATTGAATATTGTAATCTAAGTCTTTGATTTCCATGAAGCTTCGCCTATTATATCTCTTCTACGTTGATAATTGCTCTTACCGTGATTTCATGAGTATCGGCATCGATCTCAGTGAAACTATAACCAAAACGAACAGGATAGTCTTTTAACATCATGAGAAGACCAAGTCCAGACTTGGTATCTCCATCTTCTTTGGTTTCGAGTGTAGAAAAATACATCTCCTCCACGTTTTCTGATATGAGTTTGTTCACAAAAAGCTCAAAACTATCTCTTAAGGTTT
The sequence above is a segment of the Leptospira levettii genome. Coding sequences within it:
- a CDS encoding TIGR00730 family Rossman fold protein, producing MALLQNIAIYCGSSSGLDPSYHKEAFHLGEILAQHKMGIVYGGASVGLMGAVANGCLENHGKVIGVIPTFLKQKEIEHMGLSELIQVESMHERKRIMFERSDAFLVLPGGFGTMEEFFEVVTWSQLGLHNKPIVLLNWNGFYDSLVQMFHTMVVSGFLKKENMDLVIVLRETKDLLTQLQNYSPSKTEKWLSEDTI
- a CDS encoding DUF4846 domain-containing protein; translated protein: MKLEFGLKFNLDLRCGICFLIPFLLVSPIFSESIQERFTPPNGYSRLTYPKESFSTYLQNFPLKPKGSPVLLYNGSKKQNQVHEAVLDFPLLKSDLIQCADAVMKLRAEYLYSRKEWGKITFSISNGMLVPFSRFAKGDRVVVKGNKTTWKEGIAKKGTNREVFETYLQFIYSYAGTISLKSELKKKQLQDLEPGDVWIQAGSPGHVVMVVDKAQSKDGNTLFLLAQSYMPSQEMHILKNDTTYSPWFTLPQGEFFPTPEWEFMTNAFYGFRK
- a CDS encoding zinc-dependent alcohol dehydrogenase, whose amino-acid sequence is MLRLVFRKKGILEWEEVETPTINGENQALVEPIAIARCDLDLPIVRGETLFRAPFPVGHEFVGRIKSLSDELYGQFQIGSVVAIPFQISCGTCPSCLSIHTNSCESVPYTSAYGMPPGAHNVGGAISELIKVPYAKQMLLPMDPKINPVGIASLSDNIAEVWKLAGRFLERKKDPKTLVVGGNAGSIGLYTALYLHQTKKAEVLYVDTDRSRIELATSLGIPVTHVTTFPKPSEKYDLVCDASATKEGWEFATRSMGKNAILSSASIFWTNRFEIPYLEMYNQGAEIHIGRVESLDSMKALYPEIQNGMFTPEKIVTKTVSFAEAKEAWLEESIKLVVTR
- a CDS encoding ankyrin repeat domain-containing protein — its product is MKTILSCSNCLSGHSISSSKLEGKKGKYRCKKCSIWNHFDFRKNLTGERSDSLVLFDLNFIGQIPNHTLQGQIFGRYTTNFVSEWSNEELVFLKDEEGNDDDVRISISGLPEIVRLKNFDYDITTTTPSKTLSIIINHNVNTSPVRLSLTVEDYDHALVNGKLYLAISDEWNTFLHGSFTATHIYKIEFDEYGVANKELPDFITSYLSSKIYALSGNILLLQKHYPSLTENEKNELFTLVMYHWPENQTTVSEVHFKEANIQAKFQLTQRKLNETFIFLISNQLKPNANHWHIIHDVVCHSESEPIFIPILKSKFPEEYHQNLGNQLETKNEDKTLDWLDEDDVYLLDSFVRTVGSLDYIIKDSIRNPLGFTLLQEAFVRSKFKSCMRLLERGANPNILDANGESAIFKLCQDNKLRLQEKTALMDELIKRGAQVNLQSVNGMSPLHWCSVFGEPSLAKRLIQAGVDIHITDQIGSTALHEACKFGNSSVLALLLESGAKANGKTLEEKTGRDLAFENLEIAELESDEEKKSRYQRVLSLLDVYGG
- a CDS encoding ABA4-like family protein, coding for MNPSLIFTIANSIALLSWIVLILTPNQSKVIPSLRFLISGLFLGGLYIFALSFGFGKTEGNFSSLESVRSLFANDEFLLAGWVHYLSFDLFMGTWEAEDGKSIGIHRLYLVPIHFLTFYFGPVGFVLYLLVKVIKTKRLSF
- a CDS encoding TetR/AcrR family transcriptional regulator translates to MKPLKKQTTPKKTKTTTPKPSGNQSAGYHHGNLREEVLEHSRKVLEKTGVSSLSLRDIASDLGVSHTAPYRHFPKKMDLLQALVAEGFRELADAMKRAWDSSEDPLMKVRKAGEEYIYLLLNNPRRTELMFGGEIYVSGDPLSNDLRECGDEAYMGMFRIVEYGQNQLVLKKSVPTATLMMSFWSGVHGFAVLNERKWKSIQSSLEEKKSFQKEVLQILEIMIEGTRL
- a CDS encoding DUF6272 family protein → MRKYGNLTHTAFSEKEPESIIEIHLKPLDLMRYWRRIGILSDFIGYFYGFSFLPNVPTDSMDMKNSEIVNSISTVFNELLENAAKYSYDKKADIEISLIHRGKSFEMLVRNKTNESNVSAYESSLKEIFSAKDLEKLYFQKIESNDPDSSRSGIGLIMVLKDYPVEMEVTLETEGNFTIITSRIVYFTDVSLQS
- a CDS encoding adenylate/guanylate cyclase domain-containing protein, which translates into the protein MDNEKVLEEERAKYAELEVLYQNIIDHSTEIENELLENNKKIQMYLDRMRRYLSPQLYEMITGAEVETSISHQRRKLTIFFSDIVGFTTITDSIEPEILSDCLNQYLDVMSSIAIKYGGTIDKFIGDAIMIFFGAPTFENDKAHALNCVKMAIEMRDSLPALDEYWRKSGINHNLTCRIGINTGYVTVGNFGTNERMDYTIIGGPVNVASRLEHASDAGEILISNATKSLIDEYIDTIPKGEIVVKGVHTPIETFQVIGLKDEKDKKDNPFLKFDGKGFLLKPLHFDKLSTNPEERRLMQNALEKALAALK